One Narcine bancroftii isolate sNarBan1 chromosome 3, sNarBan1.hap1, whole genome shotgun sequence DNA window includes the following coding sequences:
- the LOC138757758 gene encoding epigen-like isoform X2: MESRASVYILGVLAVASTTSDLTHPDTGSVRTFTVLENGLNDQEAIAPTHGGNSSLPMVLKSQQPCKQSEKSYCLNGICQYHEDPDQDTRHPICICNRGFTGTRCQHALLTSHAVKKTERDLYITVGIGIGLLLSGLAVLLAYYLRMRCEKSKTQYNACSIEARI; encoded by the exons TTCTTGCTGTGGCTTCAACTACAAGTGATCTGACTCATCCTGACACTGGGTCTGTCCGGACTTTCACTGTGTTGGAAAACGGATTGAATGACCAGGAAGCCATTGCTCCAACACACGGAG GAAACTCCAGTCTCCCAATGGTTCTGAAATCACAACAACCCTGTAAGCAAAGTGAAAAAAGTTACTGTCTGAATGGCATTTGCCAGTACCACGAAGATCCAGATCAGGACACCAGACATCCAATCTGCAT TTGCAATCGTGGATTTACAGGAACAAGGTGCCAACATGCACTGTTAACGTCGCATGCAGTTAAAAAGACAGAACGCGATCTGTACATCACGGTTGGGATTGGGATCGGATTGTTACTCAGTGGACTGGCTGTCTTACTTGCTTACTACTTGCGAATGAG ATGCGAGAAATCTAAAACACAGTATAATGCGTGCTCGATCGAGGCAAGGATTTGA
- the LOC138757758 gene encoding epigen-like isoform X1 has translation MESRASVYILGAVLAVASTTSDLTHPDTGSVRTFTVLENGLNDQEAIAPTHGGNSSLPMVLKSQQPCKQSEKSYCLNGICQYHEDPDQDTRHPICICNRGFTGTRCQHALLTSHAVKKTERDLYITVGIGIGLLLSGLAVLLAYYLRMRCEKSKTQYNACSIEARI, from the exons CAGTTCTTGCTGTGGCTTCAACTACAAGTGATCTGACTCATCCTGACACTGGGTCTGTCCGGACTTTCACTGTGTTGGAAAACGGATTGAATGACCAGGAAGCCATTGCTCCAACACACGGAG GAAACTCCAGTCTCCCAATGGTTCTGAAATCACAACAACCCTGTAAGCAAAGTGAAAAAAGTTACTGTCTGAATGGCATTTGCCAGTACCACGAAGATCCAGATCAGGACACCAGACATCCAATCTGCAT TTGCAATCGTGGATTTACAGGAACAAGGTGCCAACATGCACTGTTAACGTCGCATGCAGTTAAAAAGACAGAACGCGATCTGTACATCACGGTTGGGATTGGGATCGGATTGTTACTCAGTGGACTGGCTGTCTTACTTGCTTACTACTTGCGAATGAG ATGCGAGAAATCTAAAACACAGTATAATGCGTGCTCGATCGAGGCAAGGATTTGA